Proteins from a single region of Macrotis lagotis isolate mMagLag1 chromosome 2, bilby.v1.9.chrom.fasta, whole genome shotgun sequence:
- the PRR13 gene encoding proline-rich protein 13, whose amino-acid sequence MWNPNTGQPSMYPPGGPVPPSTSGYPGVINPIHPPATNPAYPPGVCPAPPGGFPGNSVYPPSNAFGPGQPGHPGYPAQGPYPPPGSGVPSVNPLTPGVIGPGIVTDKKLKKKLKKAHKKTHKHHKHGKHSSSSSSSSSSDSD is encoded by the exons ATGTGGAACCCCAACACAG GGCAGCCAAGCATGTATCCTCCTGGGGGTCCTGTGCCCCCTTCAACTTCTGGGTACCCTGGGGTTATCAACCCCATCCATCCACCGGCTACCAATCCTGCATACCCTCCAGGTGTCTGTCCTGCCCCTCCTGGGGGTTTCCCAGGGAATTCAGTTTATCCTCCTAGTAATGCTTTTGGCCCTGGGCAGCCGGGGCATCCAGGCTACCCAGCCCAAGGTCCCTACCCACCTCCTGGCTCTGGTGTTCCTTCTGTGAATCCCTTGACCCCAGGGGTAATAGGTCCGGGTATAGTGACCGATAAGAAGCTGAAGAAGAAGCTGAAGAAGGCTCACAAGAAAACACATAAACATCACAAACATGGCAAG cattcttcttcctcctcctcttcttccagcAGTGACTCTGACTGA